The following are encoded in a window of Pelagicoccus sp. SDUM812003 genomic DNA:
- a CDS encoding molybdopterin cofactor-binding domain-containing protein encodes MRHCDSELHVTGKSEYVDDVAPPAGMLHAAVFGSPEAHGNLVSIDVSGALKTDGVVSVFTFSDIPGEPYFGPVAQDEPLFADKKVLFQGQPIALVVATSHEAARKGVTRCKADIDALPAITCPRQAFENGEIHQELRTFNKGNVDEIWDRCAHVFEGRIDLAGQEHLYLETNRSRAIPLEDGQLKVFASTQSPSATQKTIASVLGLPMNKVEVDVKRLGGGFGGKEDQATHWAVMASLAAYALKKPVQIVLSRPDDMRMTGKRHPYKQDYKIGLDPEGRILAYEVSHYQNSGAFMDLSNPVLERTCMHSSNAYSIPNIRIRAVPCRTNLPSNTAFRGFGGPQGMFPLEVAIEKAAAGLGVPPDWIQERNLAREGYVFHYGQTLEDDRLKRAWDEAKETFDLASIRERIQTYNQSNPLSKKGFALMPVCFGISFTKTFLNQGSSLVHVYTDGTINVTTGGIEMGQGVSSNMIAICSRVFGVNHKRIRCNSTNTSRIANISPSAASATSDLNGNATIMACEEILTGMKAVAAKELSCEAGQISIVAERVRVDGQETELTWEQLVLKTYFSRVQLMAHGFYTPPNISFDPIAGWGKPFHYYTYGTCLVEATVDCIRGTYTIDSAKLVHDLGRGIIPSVDLGQVEGGLAQGIGWLTLEELVFSDEGKLLSNALSTYKCPDGDALPDDIQVTFLENADNPGGPLGSKAVGEPPFMYGIAAYFAIRRAIEAFAPLEETETRAPMTPEQTLLKLYPNGLSSLMRNSNPSSIS; translated from the coding sequence ATGCGGCACTGCGATAGCGAACTCCACGTCACCGGCAAATCCGAATACGTCGACGACGTCGCTCCGCCCGCTGGCATGCTGCATGCGGCCGTCTTCGGATCCCCCGAAGCCCATGGAAACCTCGTCTCCATCGACGTTTCGGGAGCTCTGAAAACCGATGGAGTGGTATCTGTATTCACATTCTCAGACATTCCCGGAGAGCCCTACTTCGGGCCAGTGGCGCAGGACGAGCCGCTATTCGCGGACAAGAAAGTGCTGTTCCAAGGACAGCCTATCGCCTTGGTCGTGGCGACCAGCCACGAAGCGGCTCGCAAAGGCGTGACTCGCTGCAAGGCGGACATCGACGCGCTTCCAGCCATCACCTGCCCTCGCCAGGCCTTCGAGAATGGGGAGATCCACCAGGAGCTACGGACCTTCAACAAAGGAAACGTGGACGAGATCTGGGACCGCTGCGCCCATGTCTTCGAGGGTCGGATCGACCTCGCAGGCCAGGAGCATCTCTATCTGGAAACCAATCGCAGTCGGGCCATCCCCTTGGAGGACGGGCAGCTCAAGGTGTTCGCATCGACGCAAAGCCCCAGCGCCACCCAGAAAACCATCGCATCAGTGCTGGGCCTTCCCATGAACAAGGTCGAGGTTGACGTAAAACGCCTCGGGGGAGGCTTCGGAGGCAAAGAGGACCAGGCCACGCACTGGGCGGTCATGGCCTCCTTGGCAGCCTACGCCCTCAAAAAGCCGGTGCAGATCGTTCTCAGCCGTCCGGACGACATGCGCATGACCGGCAAGCGCCATCCCTACAAGCAAGACTACAAGATCGGCCTCGATCCCGAAGGACGCATCCTGGCGTATGAAGTGAGCCACTACCAGAACTCCGGCGCCTTCATGGACCTTTCCAATCCAGTTCTGGAGCGGACATGCATGCACTCCAGCAACGCCTACAGCATCCCGAACATTCGCATCCGCGCCGTGCCGTGCCGCACCAACCTCCCTTCCAACACCGCCTTTCGAGGCTTCGGCGGACCTCAGGGCATGTTTCCGCTGGAAGTCGCGATCGAAAAGGCGGCCGCTGGCCTTGGCGTACCCCCAGACTGGATACAAGAAAGAAACCTCGCCCGCGAGGGCTACGTCTTTCACTACGGACAAACGCTGGAGGACGATCGACTGAAACGCGCTTGGGACGAGGCCAAAGAAACCTTCGATCTCGCCTCGATTCGCGAGAGGATTCAAACCTACAATCAAAGCAACCCGCTCTCGAAAAAAGGCTTCGCCCTGATGCCGGTCTGTTTCGGTATCAGCTTCACCAAGACATTCCTCAACCAAGGCAGCAGCCTTGTTCACGTCTATACCGACGGAACCATAAACGTCACCACCGGGGGGATCGAGATGGGGCAAGGCGTCAGCTCCAACATGATCGCCATTTGCTCACGCGTCTTCGGCGTGAACCACAAGCGTATTCGCTGCAACAGTACAAACACCTCACGTATCGCCAACATCTCCCCCAGCGCCGCGAGCGCCACTAGCGACCTCAATGGAAACGCGACCATCATGGCCTGCGAGGAGATCCTGACTGGCATGAAAGCGGTCGCGGCAAAGGAGCTTTCCTGCGAGGCTGGGCAAATCAGCATCGTCGCCGAACGCGTGCGCGTCGATGGGCAGGAAACGGAACTCACCTGGGAACAGCTGGTTCTCAAAACCTACTTTTCCCGAGTCCAGCTCATGGCGCACGGATTCTACACGCCGCCTAACATCTCCTTCGATCCCATCGCTGGCTGGGGCAAGCCGTTTCACTACTACACCTACGGGACCTGTCTCGTCGAAGCTACCGTCGACTGTATCCGCGGCACGTATACGATCGATTCCGCCAAGCTGGTGCACGACCTGGGCCGCGGCATCATCCCATCGGTCGACCTGGGTCAGGTCGAAGGCGGACTGGCTCAAGGCATCGGATGGTTGACGCTGGAGGAGCTGGTGTTTTCAGACGAAGGCAAGCTGCTTTCCAACGCCCTCTCCACCTACAAATGCCCGGATGGGGATGCCTTGCCCGACGACATACAAGTCACGTTTCTGGAAAACGCGGACAATCCAGGCGGTCCCCTCGGCAGCAAGGCGGTGGGCGAACCTCCCTTCATGTACGGCATCGCCGCCTACTTCGCCATTCGCCGAGCCATCGAAGCGTTCGCTCCTCTCGAAGAAACGGAAACCCGCGCTCCCATGACCCCGGAGCAAACGCTGCTCAAGCTCTACCCGAACGGCCTCTCCTCTCTGATGCGAAACTCGAATCCCTCCTCCATTTCATGA
- a CDS encoding XdhC family protein: protein MQDLWRNAREELRAGRRVFLAFVAQAQNGSPGTPKARLLVREDGSQVGTIGGGIMEKRLLESAVKALRLQAWSPRLQHLEHSALSDHPSGLICGGRQTNALATLTPDRDLATVAEIVQRMDARQEGVIELNARGLALRTRTRQPRFAFLFQQEAGSWTLQLSLLPDRRIAIFGAGHCGQALARQMLRLGFATRLFDERKDLPLSPELKDEAVSLGDTPHAFVSKFDDWRDTPSVVMTHSYPSDLRALLAVMPERPSFLGLMGSPPKLARIFAELRRNGIPEASIKRLQAPVGLPIGSDTPEEIAVSVSAQILLNQHTSRTHEQHFADYAVT from the coding sequence ATGCAAGACCTCTGGAGAAACGCTCGCGAAGAGCTGCGAGCCGGTCGGCGGGTATTCTTGGCTTTCGTGGCGCAAGCCCAAAACGGCTCTCCCGGCACCCCCAAAGCCCGCCTTCTGGTGAGAGAAGATGGCAGCCAAGTCGGTACCATCGGGGGCGGCATCATGGAAAAGCGACTGCTCGAGAGCGCGGTCAAAGCCCTGCGGCTCCAAGCCTGGTCCCCACGCTTGCAGCATCTCGAACACTCCGCCCTCTCGGACCACCCCTCCGGCCTGATCTGCGGAGGCCGCCAAACCAACGCGCTGGCGACCCTCACCCCCGATCGCGACCTCGCCACCGTCGCGGAAATCGTGCAGCGCATGGACGCCAGACAGGAAGGCGTCATCGAGCTCAATGCCCGCGGACTCGCCTTGCGGACCCGAACCCGCCAGCCCCGCTTCGCTTTTCTATTCCAGCAGGAAGCGGGAAGCTGGACCCTGCAGCTCAGCCTGCTCCCCGATCGACGCATCGCCATATTCGGAGCGGGCCACTGCGGACAAGCCCTAGCCCGCCAAATGCTTCGACTCGGCTTCGCCACCCGCTTGTTCGACGAGCGAAAGGACCTGCCCCTTTCACCCGAGCTGAAAGACGAAGCCGTTTCGCTCGGCGACACGCCTCACGCCTTCGTATCCAAGTTTGACGACTGGCGAGACACGCCCTCCGTCGTCATGACCCACTCCTACCCATCCGATCTCAGAGCACTGCTAGCGGTGATGCCGGAACGACCGAGCTTCCTCGGCCTGATGGGCAGCCCGCCAAAACTGGCCCGCATCTTCGCCGAGCTCCGACGGAACGGCATCCCAGAGGCGAGCATCAAGCGTCTCCAGGCGCCGGTCGGACTTCCCATCGGCAGCGACACGCCCGAGGAGATCGCAGTGAGCGTCTCCGCCCAGATTCTACTCAATCAACACACTTCCCGAACTCATGAGCAACACTTCGCAGATTACGCTGTTACTTAA
- a CDS encoding alanine--glyoxylate aminotransferase family protein: MQTHPLLKQINPPPRLMMGPGPVNADPRVQRAMSADLLGQYDPAMTSYMNELMALYREIFRSDYCWTFVIDGTSRAAIESALVSLIEPGDKVLVPVFGRFGHLLAEIASRCGAEVVTLSQKWGEVFAPEEIEAALDQHRPKLLAICQGDTSTTMNQPLAEIGKLCHERGVISYVDATASIAGNELLIGEWKIDVCTAGLQKCLGGPSGSGPITISNRAADLIKSRWHVEKGIEPAGYSPGPRSRIQSNYLDLAMVMAYWSPQRLNHHTEATSMLYGARECARCILEEGLEAGIARHWLASEAMTSGLQALGLKLFGNQSQKMSNVTGVYIPDAVDGEAVRRDMLHHFGVEIGTSFGPLHGKIWRIGAMGYNARKDAVLRTLNALSSCLRLHGYQVPEQDAALAALEVYAASESAPADIEVSPASETK, translated from the coding sequence ATGCAAACACACCCGCTTCTCAAGCAAATCAATCCACCTCCACGTCTCATGATGGGCCCCGGCCCTGTGAATGCGGACCCGCGCGTGCAACGAGCCATGTCGGCCGACCTGCTAGGTCAGTACGATCCGGCTATGACCTCCTACATGAACGAGCTCATGGCCCTCTACCGGGAGATCTTTCGATCCGACTACTGCTGGACCTTCGTCATCGACGGAACCAGTCGGGCGGCGATCGAGAGCGCTCTGGTCTCCCTCATCGAACCCGGAGACAAAGTTCTGGTGCCTGTATTCGGTCGCTTCGGGCACCTTCTGGCGGAAATCGCTTCCCGCTGCGGAGCGGAGGTGGTCACCCTTTCTCAGAAATGGGGCGAGGTCTTCGCTCCCGAGGAAATCGAAGCCGCCCTGGACCAGCATCGCCCGAAGCTGCTCGCCATCTGCCAGGGCGACACATCAACCACCATGAACCAGCCGTTGGCTGAGATCGGCAAGCTCTGCCACGAACGCGGCGTCATCAGCTACGTCGACGCCACCGCTTCCATCGCCGGGAACGAGCTGCTCATCGGCGAATGGAAGATCGATGTATGCACCGCAGGACTACAGAAATGCCTCGGCGGACCTTCCGGTTCCGGGCCAATCACCATCTCGAATCGAGCGGCCGACCTGATCAAGTCCCGCTGGCATGTGGAAAAAGGGATCGAACCCGCAGGCTACTCGCCGGGACCTCGTTCGCGCATTCAGAGCAACTACCTGGACCTGGCAATGGTCATGGCGTACTGGAGCCCTCAGCGACTCAATCACCATACGGAAGCGACCAGCATGCTCTACGGAGCTCGAGAATGCGCTCGCTGCATCCTCGAGGAGGGACTCGAGGCCGGCATCGCTCGGCACTGGCTAGCCAGCGAGGCCATGACCAGCGGATTGCAAGCCCTCGGCCTCAAGCTGTTCGGAAACCAGAGCCAAAAGATGTCAAATGTCACCGGAGTCTACATACCGGACGCCGTCGATGGCGAGGCGGTGCGTCGCGACATGCTGCACCACTTCGGAGTGGAGATCGGCACCTCGTTTGGGCCGCTTCACGGCAAGATCTGGCGTATCGGCGCCATGGGATACAACGCTCGCAAGGATGCCGTTCTTCGCACCCTCAACGCTCTGTCGTCCTGTTTGCGCCTTCACGGATACCAGGTACCCGAGCAGGACGCCGCTCTGGCCGCTCTCGAAGTCTACGCCGCCTCCGAATCAGCCCCCGCCGATATAGAGGTTTCTCCCGCTTCCGAAACGAAGTGA
- a CDS encoding amidohydrolase family protein: MLQHGSLLIENIDYLVTANESQDVLTDAWLVIENGVITEVGSGREQPSINISATLSGKGKIATPGFINTHHHLYQNMARAYTPGNNLPLLPWLSHMNKLWKGFREDDLHACSLLGIAELMLSGASTIADHHYVFPAGAKDMIPAQFRAAETMGVRFHASRGSMDLHSELISEWALQDGETILSETESLIKTYHDASRGSWRQIIVAPCAATSCSQGLLRDSAFLARKYQTGLHTHCGETIEENSFSLEKFGRRPLDYLLDCGWDYDRAWLAHGIHFDDRELALLAECGIGVAHCPNANMRLGSGICRVPELIQLGIKVGVGVDGSASNDSGHMLAELRQALYLARVRYGAEAMSPLDAIDLGTWRAAEVMGRYDIGRIQKGYCGDVALFPTEDLYSNAAENPVDALLICHARQVSELVVAGQLRISNGEFLDIDLARIQSDHQQRALRVRASA; the protein is encoded by the coding sequence ATGCTTCAGCACGGCTCACTGCTCATAGAAAACATCGACTACCTCGTCACGGCCAACGAATCGCAAGACGTTCTGACCGACGCCTGGCTTGTCATCGAAAACGGTGTGATCACCGAGGTCGGCTCCGGACGCGAGCAGCCGAGTATCAATATTTCCGCTACACTCTCTGGGAAAGGAAAGATCGCCACACCCGGTTTCATAAACACCCACCATCATCTCTATCAGAACATGGCTCGGGCCTACACGCCGGGCAACAACCTCCCGCTGCTTCCTTGGCTGTCTCATATGAACAAGCTGTGGAAGGGGTTCAGGGAAGACGATCTCCACGCCTGCAGCTTGTTGGGAATCGCGGAGCTCATGCTTAGCGGAGCGTCAACTATCGCCGACCATCACTACGTTTTCCCCGCAGGAGCGAAAGACATGATCCCCGCCCAATTCCGGGCCGCCGAAACCATGGGTGTCCGTTTCCACGCCAGCCGCGGATCCATGGACCTGCATTCCGAGCTGATCTCCGAATGGGCTCTACAGGATGGAGAGACCATTCTGAGCGAGACGGAGTCGCTGATAAAGACCTACCACGACGCTTCGCGCGGCAGCTGGCGACAAATCATCGTGGCTCCTTGCGCCGCCACTTCCTGCTCGCAAGGACTGCTTCGCGACAGCGCCTTTCTCGCACGGAAATACCAGACCGGGCTGCACACCCACTGCGGCGAAACGATCGAGGAGAATTCGTTTTCCCTGGAAAAATTCGGCCGCCGCCCGCTGGACTACTTGCTGGATTGCGGTTGGGACTACGATCGGGCCTGGCTCGCTCATGGCATTCACTTCGACGATCGCGAGCTCGCCCTGCTCGCCGAATGCGGCATCGGCGTGGCCCATTGCCCAAACGCCAACATGCGCCTAGGCTCCGGGATCTGTCGCGTGCCGGAACTGATCCAGCTCGGCATCAAGGTCGGGGTGGGCGTCGACGGCAGCGCTTCGAACGATTCGGGACATATGCTCGCCGAGCTGCGTCAAGCCCTGTACCTCGCCCGCGTGCGCTACGGAGCCGAGGCGATGAGCCCGCTCGACGCTATCGATCTAGGCACATGGAGAGCCGCCGAAGTGATGGGGCGATACGATATCGGTCGTATCCAAAAAGGATACTGTGGAGACGTGGCGCTTTTCCCCACAGAGGATCTGTATTCAAACGCCGCAGAAAACCCCGTCGACGCCTTGCTCATCTGCCACGCTCGCCAAGTCAGCGAACTTGTCGTGGCTGGACAACTACGCATATCCAATGGGGAGTTTCTCGACATCGATCTGGCCCGGATTCAGAGCGATCACCAACAACGAGCCCTGCGCGTCAGAGCCTCAGCCTAG
- a CDS encoding FAD binding domain-containing protein has translation MSNTSQITLLLNDELVTADLPPGLVALDFLRKHRQLTGSKEGCKEGDCGACTAIVGTLEGEDVNYQPMTSCLLPMGELHGKHLVSIEGLNMSQLSPVQAAMVDCGGTQCGYCTPGFIVAMTAGLMDPGLPLDAKGCERAISGNLCRCTGYRSIKQAGADAIRTLSPMLAGKPRIEALCQANALPDSFRTVATKLKSIKNDSPSSPSFSPPFVAGGTDLYVQQGETLPEKPVQLLNRKPPLEPQFFDGALRLDARMSFEAFARHPLVQEAIPEILSYNDQIASWPIRTRATLAGNICNASPIADLTCLLLALEAELILQGPDGQRAVPLNRFYLGYKKLAKRAEEIVSHISFPKPDPDTKVHWEKVSKRRVLDIATVNAAIKIKVVSNEIRDVHLALGGVAPIPLYLAKTSKFLRGKRLELPVVLQALELAQSEFDPISDVRGSGDYKRLLARQLLLANLTRLFPETLNSDRIHAALR, from the coding sequence ATGAGCAACACTTCGCAGATTACGCTGTTACTTAACGACGAACTCGTGACAGCTGATCTCCCACCGGGTCTCGTAGCTCTCGACTTTCTTCGCAAGCATCGCCAACTCACCGGCTCCAAAGAGGGCTGCAAGGAGGGGGATTGCGGAGCTTGTACCGCAATCGTGGGTACGCTCGAAGGAGAAGACGTCAACTACCAGCCCATGACCTCCTGCCTGCTTCCCATGGGAGAGCTGCACGGCAAGCACCTGGTGAGCATCGAGGGGCTCAACATGAGCCAGCTCTCGCCCGTGCAAGCAGCGATGGTGGATTGCGGGGGGACTCAGTGCGGATACTGCACACCTGGATTCATCGTAGCCATGACAGCTGGCTTGATGGACCCAGGCCTGCCTCTCGACGCAAAGGGTTGCGAGCGGGCTATCTCCGGAAACCTGTGCCGGTGCACTGGATACAGATCCATCAAGCAAGCCGGAGCGGACGCCATTCGGACCCTATCTCCCATGCTCGCTGGCAAGCCCCGCATCGAAGCCCTCTGCCAGGCGAACGCCCTGCCCGACTCCTTCCGAACCGTAGCGACGAAGCTCAAGTCGATAAAAAACGATTCGCCTTCGAGCCCTTCCTTCTCTCCACCCTTCGTCGCCGGAGGCACGGACCTGTACGTGCAGCAGGGCGAAACCCTCCCGGAAAAGCCGGTGCAACTGCTCAATCGCAAGCCCCCTCTCGAGCCCCAGTTCTTCGATGGCGCGCTGCGGCTGGACGCTCGCATGAGCTTCGAAGCCTTCGCCCGCCACCCGCTCGTGCAGGAAGCCATTCCGGAGATCCTTTCCTACAACGACCAAATCGCCAGCTGGCCCATCCGCACACGAGCCACCCTAGCGGGAAACATCTGCAACGCGTCGCCCATCGCGGACCTCACCTGCCTACTGCTGGCCTTGGAGGCGGAGCTCATCCTGCAAGGTCCGGATGGTCAGCGCGCCGTCCCCTTGAACCGCTTCTACCTCGGATACAAGAAACTGGCCAAACGAGCCGAAGAGATCGTCAGCCACATCAGCTTTCCGAAACCGGATCCCGACACGAAAGTCCATTGGGAAAAGGTATCCAAACGGCGGGTACTCGACATAGCGACAGTGAATGCCGCTATCAAGATCAAGGTCGTGAGCAACGAGATCCGAGACGTCCACCTGGCATTGGGCGGCGTCGCCCCGATCCCGCTCTATCTCGCAAAGACCAGCAAGTTCCTCCGTGGGAAAAGACTGGAGCTGCCTGTGGTCCTGCAAGCCCTGGAGCTCGCTCAAAGCGAGTTCGACCCGATTTCCGACGTGCGCGGATCTGGGGATTACAAGCGTTTGCTCGCTCGCCAGCTTCTCCTGGCCAATCTCACGCGCCTCTTCCCGGAAACCTTAAACTCCGATCGTATCCATGCGGCACTGCGATAG
- a CDS encoding urate hydroxylase PuuD, which yields MSPELIDFFNITLRYVHIVAAIMWIGNSLLFTWMEINLLQKKEDKDLIGYMDMLHGGGVFHLQKRILKPDSIPSPLHWFYWQSYTTWLSGFFLLVTYFFTRADTLMIDPAKTDLSSAGAITISLAGIFGGWLLYDLYWRSPLKNYLKTGAVVWISLVVLYAWGLDSVFNGRTVFLQVGMTLGSFMTANVFFHIIPNQRRFMKALREGKEHNLNVGKAAKFRSLSNHYITFPVIFLMLSGHYPSLYGGERRVLVLSVIVLGLIVIKYMMNIRNTFKPWLAVAGATFAGSASIIAAAISLPTGNEPERSELAIKGETVFTQTGCNACHQGANTSIAPSLEGIYGSLRQLADGSEAVADEAYLKESILRAPTRVSKGYAPAMPVYENVLSPTQVEQLVAYLKEL from the coding sequence ATGAGTCCAGAACTTATCGACTTCTTCAACATCACGCTCCGCTACGTGCACATCGTGGCGGCGATCATGTGGATCGGCAATTCCCTGCTCTTCACTTGGATGGAGATCAATCTACTGCAAAAGAAGGAGGACAAGGACCTGATCGGCTACATGGACATGCTGCACGGCGGTGGCGTTTTCCATCTGCAAAAACGTATCCTGAAACCGGATTCGATCCCCTCCCCGCTCCACTGGTTCTACTGGCAAAGCTACACGACCTGGCTCTCTGGATTCTTTCTTTTGGTGACCTACTTTTTCACTCGAGCGGATACCTTGATGATTGACCCGGCGAAAACCGACCTCTCCAGCGCCGGAGCCATCACCATCAGCCTGGCGGGTATCTTCGGCGGTTGGCTGCTCTACGATCTCTACTGGCGCAGCCCGCTGAAGAACTACCTGAAAACCGGAGCCGTGGTCTGGATCAGTCTGGTGGTGCTGTACGCGTGGGGGCTCGACTCCGTTTTCAACGGGAGAACGGTCTTCCTCCAAGTCGGCATGACCTTGGGCTCGTTCATGACGGCCAACGTGTTCTTCCACATCATCCCCAACCAGCGCCGTTTCATGAAGGCCCTGAGAGAGGGCAAGGAGCACAACCTAAACGTCGGCAAAGCGGCGAAGTTCCGGTCGTTGTCGAACCACTACATCACCTTCCCCGTCATCTTCCTCATGCTCAGCGGCCACTATCCATCGCTCTACGGCGGAGAGCGGCGGGTGCTGGTTCTTAGCGTCATCGTGCTCGGCTTGATCGTCATCAAGTACATGATGAACATTCGCAACACCTTCAAACCATGGCTGGCGGTGGCGGGAGCCACCTTTGCAGGCAGTGCATCCATCATCGCCGCCGCCATCTCCTTGCCGACTGGAAACGAGCCCGAACGCAGCGAACTGGCCATCAAAGGCGAGACCGTTTTCACCCAGACGGGTTGCAACGCTTGTCACCAGGGAGCCAATACAAGCATCGCTCCGAGCCTTGAAGGGATTTACGGCAGCCTGCGCCAGCTGGCCGATGGCAGCGAAGCGGTGGCGGACGAGGCCTACCTGAAGGAGTCCATCCTGCGAGCCCCGACAAGAGTCTCAAAAGGGTACGCCCCTGCCATGCCGGTCTACGAAAACGTACTAAGCCCAACTCAAGTCGAGCAGCTGGTCGCCTACTTGAAGGAACTCTAG
- a CDS encoding 5'-methylthioadenosine/S-adenosylhomocysteine nucleosidase, which translates to MKSFLSAVALLCLVFPSQARSENPLYLILGAVPQETKPIVAALKDPVEGECSGLAYTRGRLGENEVVVSLTGVGKSYTAMVTAVFLKEFEPDAAFMTGTAARIDAGLRTGDVILPARVFLHDYGSLGDDGITMAGLQPPSVPNRAPLLANDFSIPAVMHRKAMSLISEYEPHSVTVDGETYPVSIRSGVVTSGDFFGVNARRISELRTLDVDLMEMESATFALVCGHFGVPFLVVRSGSNQAQPTPSDDYLTYGPFAAESAAKATIYLVSNWK; encoded by the coding sequence ATGAAATCGTTTCTCTCCGCTGTCGCCCTGCTGTGCCTGGTTTTTCCGAGCCAAGCCCGTTCCGAAAACCCGCTCTACCTGATTCTCGGCGCGGTGCCGCAAGAGACGAAACCGATCGTGGCGGCCCTCAAGGATCCGGTGGAGGGCGAATGTAGTGGCTTGGCGTATACGAGAGGGCGGCTAGGGGAAAACGAAGTCGTGGTGTCGCTGACTGGCGTGGGCAAGAGCTATACCGCGATGGTGACAGCCGTTTTTCTCAAGGAATTCGAACCGGATGCTGCGTTCATGACAGGTACGGCGGCCCGCATCGACGCCGGACTGCGTACCGGGGATGTCATCCTGCCCGCTCGCGTCTTTCTGCATGACTACGGTAGCCTCGGCGACGACGGCATCACCATGGCCGGACTGCAGCCGCCTTCCGTGCCGAACCGCGCACCCTTGCTGGCCAACGATTTCTCCATCCCCGCCGTGATGCACCGAAAGGCTATGTCCTTGATATCCGAATACGAGCCGCATTCCGTGACGGTCGATGGCGAAACCTATCCGGTGTCCATTCGAAGCGGGGTGGTGACCTCTGGCGACTTTTTTGGGGTGAACGCTCGACGTATCAGCGAACTCAGGACGCTCGACGTGGATCTGATGGAGATGGAGTCCGCTACCTTCGCCCTGGTCTGCGGGCATTTCGGCGTGCCGTTTCTGGTGGTGCGCTCCGGAAGCAACCAAGCTCAGCCTACGCCGAGCGACGACTATTTGACCTACGGCCCGTTCGCCGCCGAAAGCGCCGCCAAGGCCACGATCTATTTGGTTTCCAACTGGAAATAA
- a CDS encoding amidohydrolase family protein has protein sequence MLVFYNDDSFQVLRGRFLNPQTDTQCQYLRDALLIGERREDGCRIVDFGDATSLAERYGWDLDRIPCNPGLILPPFYDLHFHWVQDDVRDAPKVSLLEWLERYTFPEEARFADADYAEIKAKAFWRRIHSLGTVGGLCYSSIHDEALDAAMRHAPAGFHIGGVLMTMNCPALLRQSKQEAIEAAKRGAASYGSRYCVTPRFAPTTHPEVMKAGAGIARENDLFQQTHLDETLAEIDWVLGIYEEFEGFQDVGSYTEIYQRCDMLGPKTVMGHAIHLSEDELELLAQSDTAIASCPTSNAPTEVRGLGSGLFNFEQVESAGIRWGLASDIGGGPYLSMFDVIDSFVSQNREAGRDGATYAKALYRSTLAGAEILQVAESKGNFAPGKSFDCIHCPLPDTAARLSSAETLLPVLIAQASARSQRDELVETTVLEGKQVFSRPQLLLSQSKRGIA, from the coding sequence ATGCTGGTCTTCTACAACGACGATTCCTTCCAAGTCCTGCGGGGACGATTCCTGAATCCGCAAACCGACACGCAGTGCCAATACCTGCGCGACGCCCTGCTGATCGGGGAACGCCGAGAGGACGGCTGCCGCATCGTGGACTTCGGCGACGCCACCTCGCTGGCCGAGCGCTACGGTTGGGACCTGGACCGGATCCCCTGCAATCCGGGGCTGATCCTGCCGCCGTTTTACGACTTGCATTTCCATTGGGTCCAAGACGACGTGCGCGATGCTCCCAAGGTCTCGCTGCTGGAATGGCTGGAGCGCTACACCTTTCCCGAAGAGGCGCGCTTCGCCGACGCGGACTACGCTGAAATCAAAGCGAAGGCCTTCTGGCGGCGCATCCACTCGCTCGGCACCGTGGGCGGTCTATGCTACAGCTCCATCCACGACGAAGCCCTCGATGCCGCCATGCGCCACGCGCCTGCGGGCTTTCACATCGGCGGCGTGCTCATGACCATGAACTGCCCAGCCCTGCTGCGACAGTCCAAGCAAGAGGCAATCGAAGCCGCGAAACGCGGGGCGGCTTCCTACGGCTCCCGCTACTGCGTCACCCCTCGCTTCGCTCCCACCACCCATCCCGAGGTGATGAAGGCAGGAGCTGGCATCGCCCGCGAAAACGATCTTTTCCAACAAACCCATCTCGACGAGACCCTGGCTGAAATCGATTGGGTGCTGGGCATTTACGAGGAGTTCGAAGGCTTTCAGGACGTGGGGAGCTACACCGAAATCTATCAACGCTGCGACATGCTCGGCCCCAAAACGGTCATGGGCCACGCCATTCATCTCTCGGAGGACGAGCTGGAGCTGCTCGCCCAGAGCGATACCGCGATCGCGTCCTGCCCGACCTCCAACGCTCCCACCGAGGTACGCGGACTGGGTTCCGGCTTGTTCAATTTTGAGCAAGTGGAAAGCGCGGGGATTCGCTGGGGACTGGCTTCCGACATTGGCGGAGGGCCCTACCTGTCCATGTTCGACGTGATCGACTCCTTCGTCAGCCAGAATCGAGAAGCGGGAAGGGACGGGGCCACCTACGCCAAAGCTCTCTACCGCTCGACGCTGGCCGGGGCCGAAATCCTGCAGGTGGCCGAAAGCAAAGGCAATTTCGCCCCTGGAAAGTCCTTCGACTGCATCCACTGCCCGCTTCCGGATACTGCGGCCCGCCTGAGCTCGGCGGAAACCCTTCTCCCGGTCCTCATCGCCCAAGCCTCCGCTCGCTCCCAGCGCGACGAGCTGGTGGAAACCACCGTGCTGGAGGGGAAGCAGGTCTTTTCCCGCCCCCAGCTCCTGCTCAGCCAAAGCAAAAGAGGAATCGCCTGA